A window from Theobroma cacao cultivar B97-61/B2 chromosome 3, Criollo_cocoa_genome_V2, whole genome shotgun sequence encodes these proteins:
- the LOC108661162 gene encoding uncharacterized protein LOC108661162, whose protein sequence is MTVSEYDIKFTQLSWYAPYLISTKEMKIQRFVDGLVEPLFRAVASRDFNTYSAVVNCAQRIEIKTYESRAMRDKAKRAKTEGYQGRRDFSNGGSSSNHQGPQRDSRLPQRGSDSPVAASSGREASGSRGRGAVTSSQGRPSGSGRHSSAGRGQATVYALIPHEAQTSNAVVSSTLSVGNMNAWLLFDPGAAHSFISPCFASHLGKDRVRREEQLLVSTPLKEAKVGDISQVSVVNEFMDVFPEELPSLPLEREIEFCIDIVLDGVQVDSKKVKAVEKRPRPTSTMKIRSFLGLAGYYRHFVKDFSKIVAPLTKLTLKDIKFKWSNACEKNFDKLKTCLTTAPVLSLSQGTRGYTIFCDASQKDVAEFVSKCLVCQQVKAEHQRPARLLQPLPVLEWKWERITMDFVIGFPQTSGGYDSIWVIVDRLTKLAHFLQVKTTYGAAQYARVYVDEIVRLHNIPISIVPDRGAQFTSRF, encoded by the exons ATGACAGTATCAGAATACGACATCAAATTCACGCAGTTGTCTTGGTATGCTCCCTACCTCATTTCTACTaaggagatgaagattcagaggtttgtggatgggttAGTAGAGCCATTGTTTAGGGCTGTGGCATCCCGAGATTTCAATACCTACTCCGCAGTGGTAAATTGTGCTCAGCGGATCGAGATAAAGACCTATGAGAGTAGGGCTATGAGAGATAAAGCAAAAAGGGCCAAGACAGAAGGTTATCAAGGCCGTAGAGATTTCAGCAATGGTGGTTCGTCTTCTAACCATCAGGGTCCACAACGGGACTCACGATTACCCCAAAGGGGGAGTGACTCGCCTG TTGCCGCCTCATCCGGTCGGGAGGCTAGTGGATCAAGAGGTAGAGGTGCTGTTACTTCTTCTCAGGGCAGGCCATCTGGGTCCGGACGTCATAGTTCTGCTGGTAGAGGCCAAGCGACGGTATATGCTTTAATACCCCATGAGGCCCAGACATCCAATGCAGTGGTCTCAAGTACTCTTTCTGTTGGTAATATGAATGCTTGGCTATTGTTTGATCCTGGTGCTGCccattcttttatctctccatgttttgcatctcaTTTGGGTAAAGATCGTGTTAGGAGAGAAGAACAATTATTagtgtctactcctttaaaaGAG GCGAAGGTTGGAGATATAAGCCAAGTGTCGGTGGTGAATGAGTTCatggatgtatttcctgagGAACTACCAAGTTTGCCTCTCGAAcgggagattgaattttgcatagataTAGTTCTC gatggggtacaagtTGATTCAAAGAAAGTTAAAGCAGTGGAAAAGcggccaaggccaacatcaaCTATGaagattagaagctttttgggtttggctGGTTACTATCGTCATtttgtgaaggacttctccaaaatagttgcCCCTCTGACTAAGTTGACACTTaaagatataaaatttaagtggtCAAATGCTTGTGAGAAAAACTTTGATAAGCTTAAGACTtgtctcaccacagctccAGTATTAAGCCTATCGCAAGGCACAAGGGGTTACACGAtattttgtgatgcatcgcag aaagatgtagctgagttCGTCTCCAAGTGCCTAGTTTGTCAACAAGTTAAGGCCGAGCATCAAAGGCCTGCAAGGCTATTACAGCCGTTACCAGTGCTTGAGTGGAAGTGGGAACGTATTACAATGGACTTTGTAATAGGTTTTCCCCAGACTAGTGGGGGTTACGATTCGATCTGGGTCATAGTAGACCGGTTAACAAAGTTAGCTCATTTTCTTCAAGTTAAGACTACTTACGGTGCTGCCCAGTATGctcgagtttatgtggatgagatagtacGATTGCATAATATCCCTATTTCTATAGTGCCTGACAGAGGAGCACAATTCACCAGTAGGTTCTAG